A stretch of DNA from Cryptomeria japonica chromosome 4, Sugi_1.0, whole genome shotgun sequence:
AGTAGTATTAGTAATACTAGTAATAGTAATGCGGGCACAGATGTTACTCCCCCAGGTGCTAACAATAAGCCCTCCATGATTTCAAATCCCTTGCCATCACCGAAAACTACCCATTATACAAAACTGAGCAAGGGCAACATTGTAGCAATAGTGGTAGGAGATGTTGCAGTTTTGTTACTCATAGCCTGTCTTGTCTTTTGCTACTACTGGAGAAATCAGGGCGATAAAAACAAGGCGAGGGTCCCTAAGACTAAGGTTAAGCGGTCATGCGAAAAAGAGAAGCCTGCCCATGATCTAAATCAGTGTTCCAATCAGCCCCAAACCAGTACAGATAAATGCAAGCTTGTCTTCTTTGAGGACAGAAGGCCCTTTGAGCTGGAGCACCTTCTTCGTGCCTCTGCAGAAATGCTTGGAAAGGGCAACTTTGGCAGTGCTTATAAGGCTATCATGGAAGATGGGTCTGTTGTTGCGGTCAAGAGATTGAAGGATGTGCATGGTGTTGGAAGGAAGGAGTTTGAGCAGCATATGGAAGTGGTGGGAAAGCTGAGACATCAAAATGTGGTGAATCTGAGGGCTTATTATTATGCCAAGGAGGAAAAACTGCTGGTCTATGACTATATGCCAAATGGAAGCCTGTATGCACTTCTTCATGGTATGTAGTTTCCTTCCTCCACCCTCATTTCATTAGCTTCATTTATCATAATATGCGACCTATATATAGTCCATATTACTCAGTTTTAAAAAATGGGCAAAGTTTGTTTTGCTTTGTTTCATATGGCATTTCAAGATATTTTAATAAGGCTATTCTGTCTCACTCTGTGGATTGCTTTTAACTTCCCAGGCCATCAGAAGCCAATTGTAGTGAAACTATGGATGGGTTTTAAGTGTATGGAAGCTTTAAATAGAGTACCACATCAGTCGTTCATTTCTTTTGTTATAGGCTTTGTATATTTCATTGAGTCCGTTTAAGTAATAGACTCTCTTTGTGCTCCGTTTTCCTTCAACTTTATAGATACCATGGAAAAAGTATGCTAACTTTTTTAAATGCATGCCATCTAGTTTGTGCCTGCAATGAATGTTAGGCTGCGGATGGCATAGTTGAAGTCTTAGAGTACTGATAGCCAAAATCTACCTGAGAATTTGAAACCTATAATTAATAACCGAACCCAAATAACTTGAAAAGAAACAAGCATTTAGACTAAGGCCTGGGCTAACTGAGTTTTCAAAGCTCAGTAAGGGAGACCCTATGTCCTTGTAGAACTTCAATAGTTATCCCAAAAGAAAACTGGTTCTGTCATAGTAATTTTGCAGAGTACAATCCATTCAAATCTTTGGAAAATGTGAAGACTCCTAGCTCTGAtttgattaaatgaacaaattagcTGGCGCCCATGTTAATTAGGTAATGTTAAGTATGTGTTCTTACCTGATTAAGTAATGCTAAGTTCTTACTTGATTAGGTAAACAGAGAAACTTGTATTTTTCTTAATGCTTGCCACCTGCAAATATGTTCTTAATGCTAAATATGGTTTTTCGGAACTGCATATTGAGTCGCTATCTTGTTTACATACACCAAATTGATATAGGTTTGTATTGAATGAAACCCCAGTAATGACTAATCCATGTCATCAAGGATGAGAGTGTAGCTTTAGGATGAAACCCCTTTTCATTTTCCTTTCACAAGTGTATTTTCACATCCACACTCCATTGAAAAAATCTCTGTTTTCCTTGCAACCTAGGATACATGTTTCCAATATCTGTTAATGTTAACATTTACTACAATGACTTGTTCCTTCAGGTAGTCGCGGCCCTGGTAGGACAGCCCTGGATTGGACAACTAGAATGAAGATAGCATTGGGTGCAGCCCGGGGCTTGGCATTCATTCATGACTACTGCAAATCACCCAAGATAGGCCATGGAAACATCAAGTCTTCAAATATTTTGCTAGATAGAAGTGGGAATGCCTGCATCTCAGACTTTGGACTTGCACTACTTGTGAGCCCATCTGTTGCAGCTTTGAGAATGGTGGGATACAGAGCTCCTGAGCAGGCTGCCACCAAAAAGATATCCCAGAAAGCAGATGTATACAGCTTTGGAGTTTTACTGCTTGAAATACTTACTGGTAAGGCCCCTTTTCAAACTCAGACACAAGAGGAAGGCATTGACCTTCCTAGGTGGGTGCAATCTGTTGTTAGAGAGGAATGGACATCAGAGGTGTTTGACATAGAGTTGATGAGGTTCAAGAACATTGAAGAGGAACTAGTAAGCATGCTTCACACTGCAATGCTCTGCACCTCACAATCTCCTCAACAACGCCCAAAGATGAGTCATGTGGTGAAATTGATTCAAGAGATCGGGGCACAACAGTCTCCTATGGAGGACCCAGTTCATTCAATAGCTGAATCTCCTTCTGTATCAGAAGACTCGGGAATTAGGAGCATATGATCTTCAATTTTCCACACTATCATTGGAGATACATAGGGTCTCACAAAGTCCCCATTGGATTACAATAGTGTTATGGTTTTGCTAAACATTTATGCTCTTTCCAGATGACTCAGAAGCGAAAGAGTTGAGAGTTCTTGCTAAATCAGTATGCTAGCTAGCTATCTTTTTCAGACATTTAACCAACAAGGCAAAGCATACATGTCTTCCAACCTTGCCACATTTATTTTTCTATGTAGTCTTGATATGTATGTGTTCAAGTTTAGAGAATTTGAAAGGAGTTTTGAATTTATCTGTCATGTGACAAGTGCTTTTGTAGTACTCAGGCCATACAGGATGATGTCACACAGTAATATTTACTGTGACAAGAACAGAGTTTGGATTTGATGTATTAGACTTGATACAATAGTTTTTCAACTTTTTCTCACTGGCTAAGTCAATGTAAATATGATGTgcttttttattaaattttgtgcAGTAAATATTGGGTGAGATTATTCAATGTCATTAGTGGAGTGTAGTGGAGTGTGAGGTAACTAATTGAGTGATGTTTgaaatgattatttttatttttttggtctgCAACAAAATTATTTTTATCCTATCGCATTCTTCATTCTGATGATGGAttacagagtgtgatccaaaatgttgatgataaaaaagtACTACATCATCAATTCCAGAAACTAGTTAACAGCTTTAATAGATTGTagaaacttaatattattaattgatGTTTGAAATGTTCCTTATTTTTGTTTACACCACTTAATCTTGATCATGTCCCCAATTACATTACAATCCAAATTATGCACTTCAGTACTTCATTTGTCGATCATCTTGGCTGTTAAATTAAAGAAGATTAATTTGAAACTAACCCATTTGAAATTTCTACTCCAATAAAGCTAGAGAAATCTTGTGGGAAAACATCTGCTTTGCCTTGTCAAAATAGTTTGATTTGACAGCTCTATTGAGTAGTCATGATTTGAAAAAACACCGGTGATTCATGCGTGCATAGCTGCAATAATTTCTTCCTCTTTATAGGAGAATATTTGCTTTTGTAACTTTTTTTTTTCCTGTTTGAATTTTCAAGGTTGGGGGACAACTGATGCCCCACATGTCACTACAGGTCTCATGATTACAGGAAGACATGAATCATAAAGAGATTTATTGAACAACACTACTTTCTGCTTTTATGCAAAAGATTGTGAATAGAAATCAATACACACATATGCTGTAGTAATCAATCAGATGTTAGTGTTGGGTGGCACATGAATTTAACCAAACTGTCAAACCATAGATACCCACATCAACAAAACTATCCAAAATTACTGTGGCACATGATATCCACTTATTCTCATCATCAATATGAGGGAGGAAAAGTTAAGCTGATATTTTCCTCGTTTGTCTGTCAGACAAAAGGCCTATGGTGGTTGCAGATAACAAGTGACAATTATCAGTACATATGATGGTTTCAAGCAAAAGAATATTTTAACCTCCAGTACAGGCATGCGATAACTTACTCATAAGGTTACCAAAAGTTAGGTTGTAAATCACTGCAGGAAGCCTGCCAAATTGTTGCTTTTATAACAGGCCCCACGAACAAAAAGGAAAGtgtttatttcttttttttcaaataaggtagaaagttttttttttctttcttttaactATCCAATCCATAAAATATTATGGATTTTCTCAGATTGGTCTCTTAA
This window harbors:
- the LOC131027457 gene encoding probable leucine-rich repeat receptor-like protein kinase At1g68400 — its product is MENQQKKKPIMFMMLLVMSLEGYAAQMQNDYHALVAFKASSDKTNKLATWTHKNPCRRRWYGVDCENGRVVRIVLENLELVGSIQALTALDELRILSLKKNSFTGPLPDLSNWRSLKLLFLSQNHFSGPLPLSVSSSDHLVRLDVSGNELSGQIPVTLASLTHLLTLRLDNNEFSGDISELMLPTTLEVFNVSGNRLSGIIPASLSKFPSSSFGSNGGLCGNPLYSCNSSISNTSNSNAGTDVTPPGANNKPSMISNPLPSPKTTHYTKLSKGNIVAIVVGDVAVLLLIACLVFCYYWRNQGDKNKARVPKTKVKRSCEKEKPAHDLNQCSNQPQTSTDKCKLVFFEDRRPFELEHLLRASAEMLGKGNFGSAYKAIMEDGSVVAVKRLKDVHGVGRKEFEQHMEVVGKLRHQNVVNLRAYYYAKEEKLLVYDYMPNGSLYALLHGSRGPGRTALDWTTRMKIALGAARGLAFIHDYCKSPKIGHGNIKSSNILLDRSGNACISDFGLALLVSPSVAALRMVGYRAPEQAATKKISQKADVYSFGVLLLEILTGKAPFQTQTQEEGIDLPRWVQSVVREEWTSEVFDIELMRFKNIEEELVSMLHTAMLCTSQSPQQRPKMSHVVKLIQEIGAQQSPMEDPVHSIAESPSVSEDSGIRSI